One window from the genome of Pantoea cypripedii encodes:
- the mgtA gene encoding magnesium-translocating P-type ATPase — protein MTDMKLNKEKRALNIARQPRQKTPRYLIEEEAAFTASETLARVHSDAQGLSSSEAEARLAVFGQNQVAHDKAPPALTQLLLAFNNPFIYVLMVLAGVSFFTDYWMPARHGEETDLTGVIIIVTMVTLSGLLRFWQEFRTNKAAQALKSMVRTTATVLRRESAQQPACKQEVDIATLVPGDIIYLSAGDLVPADVRLLDSRDLFISQAILTGESLPVEKYDVTGNLASKSSASSDQGASLLELGSVCLMGTNVSSGTAKAVVVATGEETYFGSLAKSIVGNRTQTAFDRGVNSVSWLLIRFMLVMVPVVLLINGLTKGDWLDAALFALAVAVGLTPEMLPMIVSSNLAKGAIAMSRRKVIVKRLNAIQNLGAMDILCTDKTGTLTQDNIILEHHLDCAGVENSRVLMLSWLNSHYQSSTPNLMDRAILRYGENRVSSAVADYYSKVDELPFDFVRRRVSVVVADRRLGQQLLICKGAVEEMLSIATAEREGKLTQPLDAARRAELLALAHQYNEQGFRVLLVASRVLPEPGLQHALSVADEQGLTIEGLLTFLDPPKESAAKAITALQENGVSVKVLTGDNPVVTARICQQVGIDCGTIVTGDDIAAMSDEQLATVAAQSAVFAKLTPLQKSRILRALQQQDHTVGFLGDGINDAPALRDADVGISVDSAADIAKESSDIILLEKDLMVLEAGVMKGRETFGNIIKYLNMTASSNFGNVFSVLVASAFIPFLPMLAIHLLIQNLMYDVSQLALPWDKMDREFLRKPRKWDARNIKRFMLWIGPTSSIFDITTFAIMWYVFAANTPAVQSLFQSGWFVEGLLSQTLVVHMLRTQKIPFIQSRAALPVLFATACVMVAGILLPFSPLGAMVGLVPLPWAYFPWLVATLLGYCVVAQGMKTLYIKRFGQWF, from the coding sequence ATGACTGACATGAAACTCAATAAAGAAAAAAGAGCGCTGAACATCGCACGTCAGCCACGCCAGAAAACTCCGCGCTATCTGATTGAAGAAGAAGCTGCTTTCACCGCCAGTGAAACCCTGGCACGGGTGCACAGCGATGCACAGGGGCTAAGCTCCAGCGAGGCTGAAGCACGGCTGGCGGTATTTGGTCAAAACCAGGTGGCCCATGACAAAGCACCTCCGGCGCTGACTCAGCTGCTGCTGGCGTTCAACAATCCATTTATCTATGTCCTGATGGTGCTGGCTGGGGTGAGTTTCTTCACCGATTACTGGATGCCGGCACGTCATGGCGAGGAGACCGATCTGACCGGTGTCATCATCATTGTGACGATGGTAACGCTCAGCGGTTTACTGCGCTTCTGGCAGGAGTTTCGCACCAATAAAGCGGCTCAGGCTCTCAAATCGATGGTGCGTACCACTGCGACGGTACTGCGTCGTGAATCGGCACAGCAACCCGCGTGCAAACAGGAAGTGGACATCGCTACCCTGGTGCCGGGCGACATCATTTATCTCTCTGCCGGTGATTTAGTGCCTGCTGATGTGCGCTTGCTGGATTCACGCGATCTGTTTATCAGCCAGGCGATCCTGACGGGTGAATCGCTGCCGGTGGAAAAATATGACGTCACTGGCAACCTCGCCAGCAAAAGCAGTGCTTCCAGTGATCAGGGGGCGTCCCTGCTGGAACTGGGTAGCGTGTGCCTGATGGGAACCAACGTTTCCAGCGGTACGGCGAAAGCGGTGGTGGTAGCGACCGGTGAGGAAACCTATTTTGGTAGCCTGGCGAAATCCATTGTCGGCAACCGCACGCAAACGGCTTTTGATCGTGGCGTTAATAGCGTCAGCTGGTTGTTGATCCGTTTTATGCTGGTGATGGTGCCGGTGGTGCTGCTGATTAACGGCCTGACCAAAGGTGACTGGCTGGATGCGGCGCTGTTTGCCCTGGCGGTGGCGGTTGGTCTGACACCGGAAATGCTGCCGATGATTGTCAGCTCCAATCTGGCGAAAGGTGCGATCGCCATGTCACGCCGCAAAGTCATCGTTAAGCGTCTGAATGCGATTCAGAATCTGGGTGCGATGGATATTTTGTGCACCGACAAAACCGGCACGCTGACCCAGGACAACATCATTCTGGAGCACCATCTTGATTGCGCGGGGGTGGAAAACTCACGCGTGCTGATGCTGAGTTGGCTGAACAGCCACTATCAAAGCAGTACGCCCAATCTGATGGATCGTGCCATTCTGCGCTACGGTGAAAACCGCGTCAGCAGTGCTGTGGCGGATTACTACAGCAAAGTGGATGAACTGCCGTTTGATTTTGTGCGCCGCCGGGTATCGGTAGTGGTGGCAGACCGTCGTCTCGGCCAGCAGTTGCTGATCTGCAAAGGTGCAGTGGAAGAGATGCTGAGCATTGCCACTGCGGAACGTGAAGGTAAGCTTACCCAGCCACTGGATGCCGCCCGCCGTGCGGAACTGCTGGCACTGGCGCATCAGTATAACGAGCAGGGCTTCCGTGTGTTGCTGGTGGCCAGCCGTGTCCTGCCGGAGCCCGGTTTGCAGCATGCGCTGAGCGTGGCAGATGAGCAGGGATTGACGATTGAAGGGTTGCTCACTTTCCTCGATCCACCGAAAGAGAGCGCCGCAAAAGCCATCACCGCGCTACAGGAAAACGGTGTCAGCGTGAAAGTGCTGACCGGTGATAACCCGGTGGTGACGGCGCGTATCTGCCAGCAGGTCGGTATCGACTGTGGCACCATCGTCACCGGTGATGACATTGCGGCGATGAGTGATGAACAACTGGCGACAGTGGCCGCGCAGAGTGCCGTGTTTGCCAAACTGACGCCGCTACAGAAATCACGCATCCTGCGCGCGCTGCAACAGCAGGATCATACCGTTGGCTTCCTGGGTGACGGTATCAACGATGCACCGGCGCTGCGCGATGCGGATGTGGGGATCTCTGTCGATAGCGCCGCAGACATCGCCAAAGAATCATCAGACATCATCCTGCTGGAAAAAGATCTGATGGTGCTGGAGGCGGGAGTGATGAAGGGGCGGGAAACCTTCGGGAACATCATTAAGTATCTGAATATGACCGCCAGCTCTAACTTCGGTAACGTATTTTCCGTGCTGGTGGCGAGCGCCTTTATACCGTTTCTGCCAATGCTGGCGATACATCTGCTGATTCAGAACCTGATGTATGACGTTTCCCAGCTGGCACTGCCGTGGGACAAAATGGATCGTGAATTCCTGCGTAAACCGCGTAAATGGGATGCGCGCAACATCAAACGTTTTATGTTGTGGATTGGGCCGACATCGTCGATTTTTGACATCACGACGTTTGCCATCATGTGGTATGTGTTCGCTGCCAATACTCCGGCAGTGCAGTCGCTGTTCCAGTCCGGCTGGTTTGTGGAGGGGTTGCTGTCACAGACGCTGGTGGTGCATATGCTGCGGACACAAAAGATTCCGTTTATTCAGAGTCGGGCTGCATTACCGGTGTTGTTCGCTACCGCCTGCGTGATGGTGGCCGGGATTTTACTGCCGTTCTCACCGCTCGGCGCGATGGTGGGACTGGTTCCCTTGCCGTGGGCCTATTTCCCCTGGCTGGTGGCAACGTTGCTGGGTTATTGCGTCGTCGCGCAGGGGATGAAAACGCTCTACATCAAACGTTTTGGTCAGTGGTTTTAA
- a CDS encoding ABC transporter substrate-binding protein, which yields MKKIIPSLLALSMVAAFSVDAATPKDTLVIAQSTDDADSFDPAQGFELTTVQAFTNIYQRLVQSDPQNPTDLKPTLATSWQPGSDNRSLTFALRKDAKFASGNPLRPEDVIFSLGRVVKLNLDPSFILTQLGWNKDNVDSFLKKIDDNHVQISWSANVSPAYVLSLLSAPVSSIVDEKTAQANATNGDFGHAWLGTHSAGSGPYQIRKVVLHEVVLLTANPTSPAGAPKLKNVLIKNVPEPAARRLLLEQGDVDIARNLGADQIAALKGKAGVKTEAIPMASLYYIQFNVGADPVLKNPALWEAARYLFDYKGIANDLLKGQFEVHQTFLPKGFLGALNDTPYSYDPEKAKAILKKAGLTNVSFTLSTSNQPPYLDIAQALQGSFAKGGVKVEVQPGLSSEVSTKVKAHQYQATLNAWGADYFDPNTNAASFAYNPEDGSKTIAYRSDWHIPELSKQTLAATAESDSNKRVEMYQAMQREVLKNSPYVIGLQARNLIALRDNLQGYVQGINPDMVYYSQVTK from the coding sequence ATGAAAAAAATAATCCCCTCCCTGCTGGCGTTATCGATGGTAGCCGCGTTCTCAGTTGATGCCGCGACGCCGAAAGATACGCTGGTGATTGCCCAATCCACCGACGATGCCGATAGTTTTGACCCAGCCCAAGGCTTTGAACTGACGACAGTGCAGGCATTTACCAACATTTATCAGCGCCTGGTCCAGTCCGATCCGCAAAATCCGACCGATCTGAAGCCCACTCTGGCAACCTCATGGCAGCCGGGCAGCGACAACCGCAGCCTGACGTTTGCACTGCGTAAAGATGCCAAATTCGCCAGTGGCAATCCGCTGCGTCCGGAAGATGTCATCTTCTCACTGGGCCGCGTGGTGAAGCTGAACCTCGATCCTTCCTTTATCCTTACCCAGCTCGGCTGGAATAAAGACAACGTTGATAGCTTCCTGAAAAAGATCGACGACAATCATGTCCAGATCAGCTGGAGCGCCAACGTTAGCCCGGCCTATGTACTGAGCCTGCTGTCTGCGCCCGTCTCCTCAATCGTTGATGAGAAAACCGCGCAGGCGAACGCGACCAATGGCGACTTCGGTCACGCCTGGCTTGGCACCCATTCGGCAGGCAGCGGCCCTTATCAGATCCGTAAAGTGGTGTTACACGAAGTGGTGCTGCTGACGGCTAACCCCACTTCTCCGGCTGGCGCACCGAAGCTGAAAAACGTCCTGATCAAAAACGTACCGGAGCCAGCGGCACGCCGTCTGTTGCTGGAACAGGGTGATGTGGATATCGCACGTAACCTCGGCGCTGACCAAATCGCGGCGCTCAAAGGCAAAGCGGGCGTGAAAACTGAAGCCATCCCAATGGCCTCGCTTTACTATATCCAGTTCAACGTCGGTGCCGATCCGGTGCTGAAAAATCCGGCATTGTGGGAAGCGGCGCGTTACCTGTTCGACTATAAAGGCATCGCCAACGACCTGCTGAAAGGCCAGTTCGAAGTGCATCAGACCTTCCTGCCAAAAGGTTTCCTCGGTGCGCTGAACGATACGCCGTACAGCTACGATCCGGAAAAAGCCAAAGCCATCCTGAAGAAGGCCGGTCTGACCAACGTCAGCTTTACCCTCTCCACCAGCAATCAGCCGCCGTACCTCGACATCGCCCAGGCGTTGCAGGGTAGCTTTGCTAAAGGTGGCGTGAAGGTTGAAGTACAGCCGGGACTCAGTTCCGAAGTTTCTACCAAGGTTAAAGCGCACCAGTATCAGGCGACGCTGAATGCCTGGGGTGCTGACTACTTCGATCCCAACACCAACGCCGCCTCCTTTGCTTACAACCCGGAAGATGGCAGCAAAACCATCGCTTACCGCTCCGACTGGCACATCCCGGAGCTGAGCAAGCAAACGCTGGCCGCTACCGCCGAGAGCGACAGCAACAAGCGTGTGGAAATGTACCAGGCGATGCAGCGTGAAGTGCTGAAGAACTCACCTTATGTGATCGGCCTGCAGGCGCGTAACCTGATTGCGCTTCGCGACAACCTGCAAGGCTATGTTCAGGGTATCAACCCGGACATGGTGTATTACTCACAGGTCACTAAGTAA
- a CDS encoding ABC transporter permease, which produces MAASAPQAGFARPLWQRTSRIVTSLLSLLVTLLGLLAFTFMLSHLSPVDPVQQIAGDHASEATYAQVRHDLGLDQPVLVQFWRYISHLAHGDLGLSHLTNQPVSADLMRTFPATIELATCSIIFAAVFGVALALLAAWKPGSIIDNVARFISLLGYSVPVFWLGLLGLLLFYAVLHWSAGPGQLDDIWIYTLEPKTGFVLIDSWLSGDPEMFRNAIAHIWLPVVILGMLAMAGITRLLRAALLEESSKEYVILARAKGAGRTRILLRHIFPNVLGTLITVIALSWATLLEGSVLTETVFAWPGVGRYMTNALFSADVPAILGATLLIGSCFILLNAVADALTWLTDPRTR; this is translated from the coding sequence ATGGCGGCGTCAGCCCCACAGGCCGGGTTCGCCCGGCCACTCTGGCAACGCACCAGCCGAATCGTCACCAGCCTGCTGTCGCTCCTGGTGACGCTGCTCGGCCTGCTGGCCTTTACCTTTATGCTGTCGCACCTGTCACCGGTTGATCCGGTGCAGCAGATCGCAGGCGATCACGCCAGCGAAGCCACCTATGCGCAGGTGCGTCACGATCTCGGTCTCGATCAACCGGTTCTGGTGCAGTTCTGGCGTTATATCAGCCATCTGGCACACGGTGATCTCGGCCTGTCCCATCTGACCAATCAACCGGTGAGTGCCGACCTGATGCGCACCTTCCCGGCGACCATTGAGCTGGCCACCTGTTCGATCATTTTTGCGGCGGTATTCGGTGTGGCGCTGGCGCTGCTGGCGGCCTGGAAACCAGGCAGCATCATCGATAACGTGGCGCGTTTTATTTCGCTGCTCGGCTATTCCGTGCCGGTATTCTGGCTGGGTCTGCTGGGTCTGCTGTTGTTTTACGCCGTGCTGCACTGGTCCGCCGGACCGGGCCAGCTGGATGATATCTGGATTTATACGCTGGAGCCGAAAACCGGTTTTGTGCTGATTGATAGCTGGCTGTCCGGGGACCCTGAGATGTTCCGTAATGCTATCGCCCATATCTGGCTGCCGGTGGTGATTCTCGGCATGCTGGCGATGGCCGGAATTACACGCCTGCTGCGTGCCGCATTGCTGGAGGAGAGCAGCAAAGAGTATGTCATTCTGGCTCGCGCCAAAGGTGCTGGCCGCACGCGTATTTTACTGCGTCATATCTTTCCTAACGTGCTCGGCACGCTGATTACCGTTATCGCCCTCTCCTGGGCCACCCTGCTGGAAGGTTCGGTGCTGACGGAAACCGTTTTTGCCTGGCCCGGCGTGGGTCGCTACATGACTAACGCGCTGTTCTCCGCCGATGTTCCGGCGATTCTCGGCGCGACCCTGCTGATTGGCAGCTGCTTTATTCTGCTTAACGCGGTGGCCGATGCCCTGACCTGGTTAACCGATCCGAGAACCCGATGA
- a CDS encoding ABC transporter permease encodes MTQQLSELETLRPRRSRRRITSLSIGLTLVVILLVMAIFAPLLSPFDPNVQTISMRLLPPSATHWFGTDGFGRDLLSRVIYGTRPTLLLVALILVLTIPVGLLVGITAGYVGGWTERVLMRITDIFLSLPNLVIALAFVAMLGPGLMNGALALALTSWPPFARQARAETLALRRSDYLAAARMQGITGLRLMFGHILPLCLPTAVVRAALSLGGIILSAAGLGFLGMGVQPPTAEWGSMVAEGSKVIFDQWWVAAAPGAAILFASLAFNLAGDGLRDQLDTRHAK; translated from the coding sequence ATGACTCAACAACTCTCCGAACTGGAAACACTGCGCCCGCGTCGCAGCCGTCGCCGCATCACCTCCCTCAGCATCGGTTTAACTCTGGTGGTGATTCTGCTGGTGATGGCGATATTTGCGCCGCTGCTGTCCCCCTTTGATCCGAATGTGCAAACCATCAGCATGCGCCTGCTGCCGCCTTCGGCAACCCACTGGTTTGGCACCGATGGCTTTGGTCGTGACCTGCTGTCTCGCGTGATTTATGGTACGCGCCCAACGCTGCTGTTAGTGGCGCTGATTCTGGTGCTGACCATCCCGGTAGGTCTGCTGGTCGGCATCACCGCCGGTTATGTTGGCGGCTGGACCGAGCGTGTGCTGATGCGTATTACCGACATTTTTCTCTCGCTGCCCAATCTGGTCATCGCGCTGGCGTTTGTGGCCATGCTCGGCCCAGGCCTGATGAACGGCGCGCTGGCGCTGGCCCTCACCAGCTGGCCACCGTTCGCCCGCCAGGCGCGTGCCGAGACACTGGCGCTGCGTCGCAGTGATTACCTCGCCGCGGCGCGGATGCAGGGTATCACCGGCCTGCGCCTGATGTTCGGCCATATTCTGCCGCTCTGCCTGCCTACCGCCGTGGTGCGCGCGGCATTGAGCCTCGGTGGCATTATTCTTTCCGCTGCCGGCCTCGGCTTCCTCGGCATGGGCGTGCAACCGCCAACCGCCGAATGGGGATCGATGGTGGCGGAAGGCAGCAAAGTGATTTTTGACCAATGGTGGGTGGCTGCGGCCCCCGGTGCCGCCATTCTGTTCGCCAGCCTGGCGTTTAACCTGGCAGGTGATGGCCTGCGTGACCAACTGGATACCCGCCATGCCAAATGA
- a CDS encoding ABC transporter ATP-binding protein: protein MPNDLLIDAQGLVIRSDDALLVDNIHFQLGRERVALVGESGSGKSLTARTLMGLLSPSLHLHADRLQVVGEDALQMRERDWSRLRGSKVAMVMQDPKYALNPTRTIGWQVEEPLVLHHRLSRAERKEKVCEMLDAVGLPDPRQLMKRYPHQLSGGMGQRVMLAIALITDPELLIADEPTSALDHAMRDQVLALIRRLVEQRNMGLLLISHDLQQVSEHCERVMVMYKGRLLDTLPAAELSNASHPYTRTLWACRPSKATHGAALPVLDRATLEQNHD, encoded by the coding sequence ATGCCAAATGATCTGTTAATTGATGCCCAGGGGCTGGTGATTCGCAGCGACGATGCGCTGCTGGTTGATAACATCCACTTTCAGCTCGGTCGCGAACGTGTGGCGCTGGTGGGCGAGTCAGGGTCAGGCAAATCCCTCACCGCCCGCACCCTGATGGGGCTGCTGTCACCGTCACTGCATTTGCACGCGGATCGCCTGCAAGTGGTGGGTGAAGATGCATTGCAGATGCGCGAACGCGACTGGAGTCGTCTGCGCGGCAGCAAGGTGGCGATGGTGATGCAGGACCCGAAATACGCCCTCAACCCAACGCGTACCATTGGCTGGCAAGTGGAAGAGCCGCTGGTGCTGCACCATCGTCTGAGCCGCGCCGAGCGCAAAGAGAAAGTGTGCGAAATGCTTGATGCCGTCGGCCTGCCGGATCCCCGCCAGCTGATGAAGCGATATCCGCATCAGCTTTCCGGCGGAATGGGTCAGCGTGTGATGCTGGCGATTGCCTTGATCACCGATCCCGAGCTGCTGATCGCCGATGAACCCACTTCGGCTCTCGATCATGCGATGCGCGATCAGGTACTGGCACTGATTCGTCGTCTGGTGGAACAACGCAACATGGGCCTGCTGCTGATCAGCCACGATCTGCAACAGGTGTCGGAACATTGCGAACGGGTAATGGTGATGTATAAAGGTCGTCTGCTGGATACCTTACCTGCGGCGGAACTGTCCAACGCCAGCCATCCGTACACCCGCACGCTGTGGGCCTGTCGCCCGAGCAAAGCCACCCACGGCGCAGCACTGCCGGTGCTGGATCGTGCCACCCTGGAGCAGAACCATGATTGA
- a CDS encoding ABC transporter ATP-binding protein → MIELSNLSVSHKQGYELRTVVHDVTLNVRAGECFGLVGPSGCGKSSLLWVMAGLNPHWSGSMALAGTTVQPGKPFTGQLRRDVQMVFQDPYASLHPRHRLRRTLAEPLKMLKQDHIDDRINDGFRHVGLDPALADRYPHQLSGGQRQRVAIVRALLLQPKILLLDEPTSALDMSVQAEILNLLNDLKRDDGLTMVLVSHDPDVIDHMCDRAVRMAQGRIVEQLSA, encoded by the coding sequence ATGATTGAGTTATCCAACCTGAGCGTGTCCCATAAACAGGGCTACGAACTGCGCACCGTGGTGCATGACGTCACCCTTAACGTCAGGGCTGGCGAGTGTTTTGGCCTGGTTGGCCCCTCCGGCTGCGGTAAATCGTCGCTGCTGTGGGTAATGGCCGGACTCAATCCGCACTGGTCCGGCAGCATGGCGCTGGCGGGCACCACGGTGCAACCGGGCAAGCCCTTTACCGGCCAGCTACGGCGTGATGTGCAGATGGTGTTTCAGGATCCCTACGCTTCGTTGCATCCGCGTCACCGCCTGCGTCGCACCCTCGCCGAGCCGCTGAAAATGCTGAAACAGGACCATATCGACGATCGCATCAATGACGGTTTTCGCCATGTGGGCCTCGATCCCGCACTGGCGGATCGCTACCCGCATCAGCTCTCCGGCGGCCAGCGTCAGCGCGTGGCGATTGTGCGCGCCCTGCTGCTGCAACCAAAGATCCTGCTGCTGGATGAGCCAACATCGGCGCTGGATATGTCGGTGCAGGCGGAGATCCTCAACCTGCTGAACGATCTGAAGCGTGATGATGGATTAACGATGGTGCTGGTCAGCCACGATCCTGACGTGATCGATCATATGTGCGATCGCGCGGTGCGTATGGCACAGGGAAGGATCGTTGAGCAACTGAGCGCGTGA
- a CDS encoding ABC transporter ATP-binding protein → MKHSKLNVRGVERVFTGPKGEQTLALQPIHYQVEENDFITILGPSGCGKSTLLRIIAGLDTPTRGEIWLDGQPVEGPGADRGMVFQSYTLFPWLTVEENIRFGLRERGLSTAQQKERSDYYIQQVGLRGFAQHYPRQLSGGMQQRTAIARALANDPKVLLMDEPFGALDNQTRVMMQELLLSVWEQSRKTVLFVTHDIDEAIFMANKVAIFSARPGRIKQEVAVNFNSGRDYTIKTSPEFMTLKAEITESIRSETLQTMTH, encoded by the coding sequence ATGAAACACAGCAAGCTGAACGTGCGCGGGGTGGAACGCGTATTTACCGGGCCGAAAGGCGAACAAACGCTGGCGTTGCAGCCGATTCATTACCAGGTGGAGGAGAATGATTTCATCACCATTCTTGGCCCCTCCGGCTGTGGCAAATCGACGTTGCTGCGCATTATTGCCGGGCTGGATACCCCGACGCGCGGGGAAATCTGGCTTGATGGACAACCGGTCGAGGGTCCCGGTGCCGACCGGGGCATGGTGTTCCAGAGCTACACGTTGTTCCCGTGGTTGACGGTGGAAGAGAACATCCGCTTTGGCCTGCGTGAGCGTGGCCTGAGTACTGCGCAGCAAAAGGAGCGCAGTGATTATTATATCCAGCAGGTGGGGTTGCGCGGCTTTGCTCAGCACTATCCACGTCAACTGTCAGGCGGGATGCAGCAGCGCACTGCCATCGCGCGTGCGCTGGCGAATGATCCGAAAGTGCTGCTGATGGATGAGCCTTTTGGTGCGCTGGATAATCAGACGCGCGTGATGATGCAGGAGCTGTTGCTGTCGGTGTGGGAACAGTCGCGCAAGACGGTGCTGTTCGTGACGCACGACATCGACGAAGCGATTTTTATGGCAAACAAGGTGGCGATCTTCAGCGCCCGGCCTGGCCGCATCAAACAGGAAGTGGCGGTGAATTTTAACAGTGGTCGTGATTACACCATTAAAACCTCACCGGAGTTTATGACGCTGAAGGCGGAGATTACCGAGTCGATCCGCAGCGAAACGCTGCAAACCATGACGCATTAA
- a CDS encoding ABC transporter permease, translating into MSKSQPVTPPEALPDAPRRWHNPLMVPLKAISARLRIGLGVAFFVLFVAVWALVTFSGMVSPTFLADPITMLQQGVSLFTEYNFSLDIGMTVMRVLAGFLLAALIGVPLGIMMGAYKMWEAFLEPFVSFCRYLPASAFVPLLILWAGIGEMQKILVIFIGSFFQIVLMVAVTVSSARRDLVEAAYTLGCSNRSIVRRVLIPGAAPGIAELLRLVLGWAWTYVIVAELIGSESGIGHMIVDSQALLNTGQIIFGIIVIGCIGLVSDYLFKVANRRLFAWSNL; encoded by the coding sequence ATGAGTAAAAGCCAACCCGTAACGCCGCCCGAGGCGCTGCCGGATGCACCACGGCGCTGGCATAATCCATTGATGGTGCCGTTAAAAGCAATCTCAGCCCGGCTGCGTATTGGCCTTGGTGTGGCATTCTTTGTGCTGTTCGTCGCAGTGTGGGCGCTGGTGACCTTCAGTGGCATGGTATCACCAACCTTCCTTGCCGATCCCATCACCATGCTGCAACAGGGCGTGTCGCTATTCACCGAATATAACTTTTCGCTGGATATTGGCATGACGGTGATGCGCGTGCTGGCTGGATTCCTGCTGGCGGCCCTGATCGGGGTGCCACTGGGCATCATGATGGGCGCGTACAAAATGTGGGAAGCCTTTCTCGAACCCTTCGTCTCCTTCTGCCGTTACCTGCCGGCATCGGCCTTTGTGCCGCTGCTGATCCTGTGGGCCGGTATTGGTGAAATGCAGAAAATCCTCGTCATCTTTATCGGCTCCTTTTTCCAGATTGTGTTGATGGTGGCGGTAACCGTCAGCAGCGCGCGACGAGATCTGGTGGAGGCAGCCTATACGCTGGGCTGTAGCAACCGTTCGATTGTGCGCCGGGTCTTGATCCCGGGGGCCGCACCTGGCATTGCTGAGTTGCTGCGCCTGGTGCTGGGCTGGGCATGGACCTATGTGATCGTCGCCGAACTGATCGGTTCGGAAAGCGGTATCGGCCATATGATTGTCGACAGCCAGGCGCTGCTGAATACCGGGCAAATTATCTTTGGCATCATCGTGATTGGTTGTATCGGACTGGTGTCCGATTATCTGTTCAAAGTCGCCAACCGGCGCTTGTTTGCATGGAGTAACCTGTGA
- a CDS encoding ABC transporter substrate-binding protein encodes MGKPVQHAVRALTVAVVLGAALSAQAADTKVAIGISGWTGFAPLTLADKAGIFKKHGLDVDVKMIPQSSRHLAVASGTIQCAATTVETYISWNAAGVPIKQIVQLDKSYGADGLATRSDITSIKDLKGKTIAVDAPGTSPYFALAWMLDKNGLTMKDVKLATMAPQAAAQSFVAGQNDAAMTYEPYLSVIRNQPKAGKILATTLDYPMVMDTLGCTPTFLKEHPQAAKALVASYYDALEMIKQQPDKSNEIMGAAVKSTGKEFAESASYLRWAGPEENKKFFSGEIETFSDEAGKLLLRAGVIKKMPDVKSLYDASFVQ; translated from the coding sequence ATGGGTAAGCCAGTGCAACATGCAGTTCGTGCGTTAACCGTAGCTGTGGTGTTAGGGGCTGCGCTCAGCGCGCAGGCGGCAGACACTAAGGTGGCGATTGGTATCTCCGGCTGGACCGGATTTGCCCCGCTGACGCTGGCGGATAAAGCCGGTATCTTCAAAAAGCATGGTCTTGATGTCGATGTCAAAATGATCCCGCAAAGCAGCCGTCATCTGGCGGTGGCCTCTGGCACCATTCAATGTGCGGCGACCACCGTAGAAACTTATATTTCGTGGAATGCGGCCGGTGTACCGATCAAGCAAATCGTCCAGCTGGATAAATCCTACGGCGCTGATGGTCTGGCGACCCGCAGCGATATCACCAGCATCAAAGATCTGAAAGGCAAAACCATCGCCGTCGATGCACCGGGGACTTCGCCTTACTTTGCGCTGGCCTGGATGCTGGATAAAAACGGTTTGACGATGAAAGATGTCAAGCTGGCGACGATGGCCCCGCAGGCGGCGGCGCAGTCGTTTGTGGCCGGGCAAAACGATGCGGCCATGACCTACGAACCTTACCTGTCAGTGATTCGTAACCAGCCGAAAGCGGGCAAAATCCTCGCCACCACGCTGGATTACCCAATGGTAATGGATACGCTCGGTTGTACCCCAACCTTCCTGAAAGAGCACCCACAGGCGGCGAAAGCGCTGGTGGCCAGCTACTACGATGCGCTGGAGATGATCAAACAGCAGCCGGATAAATCCAACGAAATCATGGGGGCAGCGGTGAAATCCACCGGCAAAGAGTTTGCCGAATCCGCCAGCTACCTGCGCTGGGCCGGTCCTGAAGAGAACAAAAAATTCTTTAGCGGTGAAATCGAAACCTTTAGTGATGAAGCGGGCAAACTGCTGCTGCGCGCGGGCGTGATCAAAAAAATGCCGGACGTGAAGAGCCTGTACGACGCCAGCTTCGTGCAGTAA